The following are from one region of the Gambusia affinis linkage group LG02, SWU_Gaff_1.0, whole genome shotgun sequence genome:
- the fhod1 gene encoding FH1/FH2 domain-containing protein 1 isoform X6, producing the protein MASVTCRVQYLEDSDPFICTNFPEPRRPPTVSLEEDQLLSEQISGIHKLLGAPLKLEDCALQVSPSGTYLDLDSSLAEQRDELDAFYQDLAKGRKPILVLRTQLSVRVHLILERLYNSKGPELRRCLFSLKQLFQDDKDLVPEFVASEGLACFIKVGAEADHNYQNYILRALSQIMLFVDGMNGVIHHPEMLQWLYTLTGSVSHLLVKTALKLLIVFVEYAESNSPLLISAVTTVDAKRGVKPWTNLMDVLEEKNGADTELMVFTMTLFNKILAALPDQDSFYDVTDCLEQLGMEALVQKHLSSKRAEPDLKAQFSTYEVALRHEDGDVDDSAPLLRKERRKMATGDQEGRRSRRSSQNLPDLLSPTPSTPVLSPSSIISSPTLDSTASSPLSSEPGSSASSPSGSPRGSPLPPHAGPGGDSSTELETKTPSSPSSPSDLSPPDPSQQNSEQMVRAESKPRQKSTFLRSLAATNWDKKRRSKHLSIPQLSLCDDVISPCPEPSAGIGPERPTVPVQRQCSTLSDVAMLVLDMMYSNNSAAVPSSPTDAAFGSAKEEEGSFAPGEDLCGRVSERLSNFSSLSVGSGTESSAPQRADLECLKGSAQAARARLAEEQKNRLVRQQSGERAEPAVRRLESINSVGPADAWDQLQPSGADLKIKDLDFSDLLEDEDIDVLDMGTNSSSSSHFSGIPPPPPPPPGGAAPPPPPPPPPPPILGSPPPPPPPPGGVPPAPPPLTGGPSGLTKKKKTVKLFWKELKQAESQQNCRFGRGTVWASLDKVEVDTARLETLFESKSKELPVAKKGPEPKKSLVLDPKRSNAINIGLTVLPAVHVIKNAILSFDEYAISKEGVEKILTMIPTEEEKQKIQEAQLLNPDLPLGTAEQFLLTLASISALNPRLQLWAFKLNYEVLEKEIAEPLFDLKLGMEQLASNQTFRRILATLLAIGNFLNSSNAKGFELSYLEKVVEVKDTVHRHSLLHHTCTLLEDNYPQSSDVYSEIPAITRSAKVDFDLLAENLVQLERRCKASWENLKLVAKHESKAVLKNKMTEFLRDCTQRIKILKVVNRRVINRFHSFLLFLGQPSFSVRDVKVTSFCRIISEFALEYRTTRERVLTIRRKRTLKRERNKTRGRLITETEKFSGVPVQDSISPVSMATDPGSDQEEDHETMTSLLTSSCSSPHPVTIHPAGLRRSRAVRSNCSVSPSTPTAARDDGTSSQDDANDDIMDRLVKSVTQNPSNRTTSPKTRKRSRLNRKSMRRTLKGGLDLEAVQALGLQPSKTGDRV; encoded by the exons AGAGGTTGTACAACTCCAAAGGCCCAGAGCTGAGGCGCTGTCTGTTCTCCCTCAAGCAGCTCTTCCAG GACGATAAGGATCTGGTCCCAGAGTTCGTAGCGTCAGAAGGCTTGGCGTGTTTCATCAAGGTTGGAGCCGAAGCCGACCACAACTACCAGAACTACATCCTGAGAG CTCTCAGCCAGATCATGCTGTTTGTGGACGGGATGAATGGCGTGATCCACCACCCAGAGATGCTGCAGTGGCTCTACACACTGACAGGAAGTGTG TCTCACCTGCTGGTGAAAACAGCTCTGAAGCTCCTCATCGTGTTTGTGGAGTACGCCGAGTCCAACAGTCCTCTGCTGATCAGCGCCGTGACAACGGTGGACGCAAAGAgag GTGTGAAGCCCTGGACGAACCTGATGGACGTTCTGGAGGAGAAGAACGGCGCCGACACAGAGCTGATGGTCTTCACCATGACGCTCTTCAACAAG ATTCTGGCAGCGCTGCCGGACCAGGACTCATTCTACGACGTGACGGACTGCCTGGAGCAGCTGGGCATGGAGGCCCTGGTCCAGAAACACCTGAGCAGCAAGCGGGCGGAGCCGGACCTCAAGGCCCAGTTCTCCACCTATGAG GTGGCTCTGCGGCACGAGGACGGAGACGTGGATGACTCCGCCCCCCTCCTCCGAAAGGAGAGGAGAAAGATGGCCACCGGCGACCAGGAGGGCAGGAGGAGCCGGCGCTCCAGTCAGAACCTGCCGGACCTGCTGTCCCCCACCCCGTCCACGCCTGTCCTCTCCCCGTCCTCCATCATATCCTCGCCCACGCTGGACAGCACCGCCTCATCGCCGCTGTCCTCTGAACCcggaagctccgcctccagccCCTCCGGGTCCCCTCGGGGCTCGCCGCTGCCCCCCCACGCTGGACCCGGCGGCGATTCGTCCACCGAGCTGGAAACAAAGACGCCGTCCAGCCC CTCATCTCCATCTGACCTCTCGCCTCCGGATCCGTCCCAGCAGAACTCAGAGCAGATGGTCAGAGCAGAGTCCAAACCTCGTCAGAA AAGTACCTTCCTGCGCAGCCTGGCAGCCACTAACTGGGACAAGAAGAGGAGAAGTAAACACCTGAGCATTCCCCAGCTGTCCCTGTGTGATGATGTCATAAGTCCATGTCCTGAACCCAGCGCCGGCATTGGGCCTGAGCGACCCA CGGTTCCTGTGCAGCGGCAGTGCAGCACCCTGTCTGATGTCGCCATGTTGGTTTTGGACATGATGTATTCCAACAATTCTGCCGCAGTGCCCTCGAGCCCGACTGATGCTGCGTTTGGCTCTGCTAAGGAAGAAGAAGGCAGCTTTGCGCCTG GTGAAGATCTTTGTGGCCGTGTTTCGGAGCGACTGTCCAACTTCAGCTCACTGTCGGTGGGGTCCGGCACAGAGAGCAGCGCCCCCCAGAGGGCGGATCTGGAATGCCTGAAGGGCTCGGCGCAGGCGGCCAGGGCCCGGCTGGCCGAGGAGCAGAAG AACCGTTTGGTCCGGCAGCAGAGCGGCGAGAGGGCGGAGCCTGCGGTGCGGCGCCTGGAGTCCATAAACTCTGTGGGTCCGGCGGATGCCTGGGATCAGCTGCAGCCCAGCGGCGCCGACCTGAAGATCAAAGATCTGGACTTCTCCGACCTGCTGGAGGACGAAGACATCGACGTCCTGGACATGGGCAccaactcctcctcttcctcccattTCTCAGGCATCCCTCCTCCTCCGCCACCGCCACCAGGAGGCGccgctcctccacctcctccgcctcctcctccgcccCCCATCCTGGGttcccctcctccacctcctccccctCCAGGTGGCGTGCCCCCGGCTCCGCCCCCTCTGACCGGCGGGCCGTCGGGCctgacgaagaagaagaagacggtGAAGCTGTTCTGGAAGGAGTTGAAGCAGGCGGAGAGCCAACAGAACTGTCGCTTCGGCCGCGGGACGGTGTGGGCGTCGCTGGACAAGGTGGAGGTGGACACGGCGCGCCTGGAGACTCTGTTCGAGTCCAAGTCCAAGGAACTGCCAGTCGCCAAG AAGGGACCAGAACCCAAGaagtctctggttctggacccaaaGCGGAGCAACGCCATCAACATCGGCCTGACCGTTCTTCCTGCCGTCCACGTCATCAAGAACGCCATCCTGAGCTTCGATGAGTACGCCATCAGCAAGGAGGGGGTGGAG AAGATCCTGACGATGATCCCGACcgaggaggagaagcagaagatCCAGGAGGCCCAGCTGTTGAACCCCGACCTGCCGCTGGGAACCGCAGAGCAGTTCCTGCTCACCCTGGCCTCCATCAGCGCCCTGAACCCCCGCCTGCAGCTCTGGGCCTTCAAGCTCAACTATGAGGTTCTGGAAAAG GAAATCGCGGAGCCTCTGTTCGACCTGAAGCTGGGCATGGAGCAGCTGGCGTCCAATCAGACGTTCAGGAGGATCCTCGCCACGCTACTCGCCATCGGCAACTTCCTCAACAGCTCCAAT GCCAAAGGCTTTGAGCTGAGTTACCTGGAGAAGGTGGTGGAGGTGAAGGACACCGTCCACCGCCACtcgctgctgcaccacacctgcaCCCTGCTGGAGGACAATTACCCACAATCCTCTGACGTGTACTCCGAGATCCCCGCCATCACCCGCTCCGCCAAG GTGGACTTTGACCTGCTGGCGGAGAACCTGGTCCAGCTGGAGAGGCGCTGCAAGGCATCATGGGAGAACCTGAAGCTGGTGGCCAAGCATGAGAGCAAGGCGGTGCTGAAGAACAAGATGACGGAGTTCCTGAGGGACTGCACCCAGAGGATCAAGATCCTGAAGGTCGTCAACAGGAGGGTCATCAACAG GTTCCACTCCTTCCTGCTGTTCCTGGGTCAGCCGTCCTTCTCCGTCCGAGACGTGAAGGTCACCAGCTTCTGCCGCATCATCAGCGAGTTCGCTCTGGAGTACCGCACCACCCGCGAGCGCGTCCTCACCATCAGACGCAAACGCACACTCAAGAGGGAGCGGAACAAGACCCGGGGCAGGCTGATCACCGAG ACGGAAAAGTTTTCGGGTGTTCCTGTTCAGGACAGCATCTCGcccgtctccatggcaacagatCCGGGCTCTGATCAGGAGGAGGACCATGAAACCATGACGAGCCTGCtgaccagcagctgcagcagcccgCACCCAGTCACCATTCATCCTGCAGGCCTGCGCCGCTCCAGAGCCGTCCGCA GTAACTGCTCGGTGAGCCCATCCACTCCGACCGCTGCTAGGGACGACGGGACCAGCTCTCAAGACGACGCCAACGATGACATCATGGATCGACTGGTGAAGTCCGTGACCCAGAACCCGTCAAACAGAACCACCAGCCCAAAGACCCGCAAACGGTCCCGACTCAACAGGAAATCCA TGCGGAGAACCCTGAAGGGCGGATTGGACCTGGAGGCGGTCCAGGCTCTGGGTCTGCAGCCCAGCAAGACGGGAGACAGAGTCTGA
- the fhod1 gene encoding FH1/FH2 domain-containing protein 1 isoform X1: protein MASVTCRVQYLEDSDPFICTNFPEPRRPPTVSLEEDQLLSEQISGIHKLLGAPLKLEDCALQVSPSGTYLDLDSSLAEQRDELDAFYQDLAKGRKPILVLRTQLSVRVHLILERLYNSKGPELRRCLFSLKQLFQDDKDLVPEFVASEGLACFIKVGAEADHNYQNYILRALSQIMLFVDGMNGVIHHPEMLQWLYTLTGSVSHLLVKTALKLLIVFVEYAESNSPLLISAVTTVDAKRGVKPWTNLMDVLEEKNGADTELMVFTMTLFNKILAALPDQDSFYDVTDCLEQLGMEALVQKHLSSKRAEPDLKAQFSTYEVALRHEDGDVDDSAPLLRKERRKMATGDQEGRRSRRSSQNLPDLLSPTPSTPVLSPSSIISSPTLDSTASSPLSSEPGSSASSPSGSPRGSPLPPHAGPGGDSSTELETKTPSSPSRSFLSHHMSALGLGRKSRLFSKTSSISEEPLPGCSSSPSDLSPPDPSQQNSEQMVRAESKPRQNSLEAEQKVFCPEDFDVNLNKPVLKKFQSTFLRSLAATNWDKKRRSKHLSIPQLSLCDDVISPCPEPSAGIGPERPTVPVQRQCSTLSDVAMLVLDMMYSNNSAAVPSSPTDAAFGSAKEEEGSFAPGEDLCGRVSERLSNFSSLSVGSGTESSAPQRADLECLKGSAQAARARLAEEQKNRLVRQQSGERAEPAVRRLESINSVGPADAWDQLQPSGADLKIKDLDFSDLLEDEDIDVLDMGTNSSSSSHFSGIPPPPPPPPGGAAPPPPPPPPPPPILGSPPPPPPPPGGVPPAPPPLTGGPSGLTKKKKTVKLFWKELKQAESQQNCRFGRGTVWASLDKVEVDTARLETLFESKSKELPVAKKGPEPKKSLVLDPKRSNAINIGLTVLPAVHVIKNAILSFDEYAISKEGVEKILTMIPTEEEKQKIQEAQLLNPDLPLGTAEQFLLTLASISALNPRLQLWAFKLNYEVLEKEIAEPLFDLKLGMEQLASNQTFRRILATLLAIGNFLNSSNAKGFELSYLEKVVEVKDTVHRHSLLHHTCTLLEDNYPQSSDVYSEIPAITRSAKVDFDLLAENLVQLERRCKASWENLKLVAKHESKAVLKNKMTEFLRDCTQRIKILKVVNRRVINRFHSFLLFLGQPSFSVRDVKVTSFCRIISEFALEYRTTRERVLTIRRKRTLKRERNKTRGRLITETEKFSGVPVQDSISPVSMATDPGSDQEEDHETMTSLLTSSCSSPHPVTIHPAGLRRSRAVRSNCSVSPSTPTAARDDGTSSQDDANDDIMDRLVKSVTQNPSNRTTSPKTRKRSRLNRKSMRRTLKGGLDLEAVQALGLQPSKTGDRV from the exons AGAGGTTGTACAACTCCAAAGGCCCAGAGCTGAGGCGCTGTCTGTTCTCCCTCAAGCAGCTCTTCCAG GACGATAAGGATCTGGTCCCAGAGTTCGTAGCGTCAGAAGGCTTGGCGTGTTTCATCAAGGTTGGAGCCGAAGCCGACCACAACTACCAGAACTACATCCTGAGAG CTCTCAGCCAGATCATGCTGTTTGTGGACGGGATGAATGGCGTGATCCACCACCCAGAGATGCTGCAGTGGCTCTACACACTGACAGGAAGTGTG TCTCACCTGCTGGTGAAAACAGCTCTGAAGCTCCTCATCGTGTTTGTGGAGTACGCCGAGTCCAACAGTCCTCTGCTGATCAGCGCCGTGACAACGGTGGACGCAAAGAgag GTGTGAAGCCCTGGACGAACCTGATGGACGTTCTGGAGGAGAAGAACGGCGCCGACACAGAGCTGATGGTCTTCACCATGACGCTCTTCAACAAG ATTCTGGCAGCGCTGCCGGACCAGGACTCATTCTACGACGTGACGGACTGCCTGGAGCAGCTGGGCATGGAGGCCCTGGTCCAGAAACACCTGAGCAGCAAGCGGGCGGAGCCGGACCTCAAGGCCCAGTTCTCCACCTATGAG GTGGCTCTGCGGCACGAGGACGGAGACGTGGATGACTCCGCCCCCCTCCTCCGAAAGGAGAGGAGAAAGATGGCCACCGGCGACCAGGAGGGCAGGAGGAGCCGGCGCTCCAGTCAGAACCTGCCGGACCTGCTGTCCCCCACCCCGTCCACGCCTGTCCTCTCCCCGTCCTCCATCATATCCTCGCCCACGCTGGACAGCACCGCCTCATCGCCGCTGTCCTCTGAACCcggaagctccgcctccagccCCTCCGGGTCCCCTCGGGGCTCGCCGCTGCCCCCCCACGCTGGACCCGGCGGCGATTCGTCCACCGAGCTGGAAACAAAGACGCCGTCCAGCCC GAGTCGCTCTTTTCTCAGCCACCACATGTCAGCTCTGGGTCTGGGCAGGAAGTCCCGCCTCTTCTCCAAAACCAGCTCCATCTCCGAGGAGCCTCTGCCTGGCTGCAG CTCATCTCCATCTGACCTCTCGCCTCCGGATCCGTCCCAGCAGAACTCAGAGCAGATGGTCAGAGCAGAGTCCAAACCTCGTCAGAA CTCGCTGGAGGCTGAGCAGAAAGTCTTCTG CCCAGAGGACTTTGATGTGAATCTGAACAAGCCGGTTCTGAAGAAGTTCCA AAGTACCTTCCTGCGCAGCCTGGCAGCCACTAACTGGGACAAGAAGAGGAGAAGTAAACACCTGAGCATTCCCCAGCTGTCCCTGTGTGATGATGTCATAAGTCCATGTCCTGAACCCAGCGCCGGCATTGGGCCTGAGCGACCCA CGGTTCCTGTGCAGCGGCAGTGCAGCACCCTGTCTGATGTCGCCATGTTGGTTTTGGACATGATGTATTCCAACAATTCTGCCGCAGTGCCCTCGAGCCCGACTGATGCTGCGTTTGGCTCTGCTAAGGAAGAAGAAGGCAGCTTTGCGCCTG GTGAAGATCTTTGTGGCCGTGTTTCGGAGCGACTGTCCAACTTCAGCTCACTGTCGGTGGGGTCCGGCACAGAGAGCAGCGCCCCCCAGAGGGCGGATCTGGAATGCCTGAAGGGCTCGGCGCAGGCGGCCAGGGCCCGGCTGGCCGAGGAGCAGAAG AACCGTTTGGTCCGGCAGCAGAGCGGCGAGAGGGCGGAGCCTGCGGTGCGGCGCCTGGAGTCCATAAACTCTGTGGGTCCGGCGGATGCCTGGGATCAGCTGCAGCCCAGCGGCGCCGACCTGAAGATCAAAGATCTGGACTTCTCCGACCTGCTGGAGGACGAAGACATCGACGTCCTGGACATGGGCAccaactcctcctcttcctcccattTCTCAGGCATCCCTCCTCCTCCGCCACCGCCACCAGGAGGCGccgctcctccacctcctccgcctcctcctccgcccCCCATCCTGGGttcccctcctccacctcctccccctCCAGGTGGCGTGCCCCCGGCTCCGCCCCCTCTGACCGGCGGGCCGTCGGGCctgacgaagaagaagaagacggtGAAGCTGTTCTGGAAGGAGTTGAAGCAGGCGGAGAGCCAACAGAACTGTCGCTTCGGCCGCGGGACGGTGTGGGCGTCGCTGGACAAGGTGGAGGTGGACACGGCGCGCCTGGAGACTCTGTTCGAGTCCAAGTCCAAGGAACTGCCAGTCGCCAAG AAGGGACCAGAACCCAAGaagtctctggttctggacccaaaGCGGAGCAACGCCATCAACATCGGCCTGACCGTTCTTCCTGCCGTCCACGTCATCAAGAACGCCATCCTGAGCTTCGATGAGTACGCCATCAGCAAGGAGGGGGTGGAG AAGATCCTGACGATGATCCCGACcgaggaggagaagcagaagatCCAGGAGGCCCAGCTGTTGAACCCCGACCTGCCGCTGGGAACCGCAGAGCAGTTCCTGCTCACCCTGGCCTCCATCAGCGCCCTGAACCCCCGCCTGCAGCTCTGGGCCTTCAAGCTCAACTATGAGGTTCTGGAAAAG GAAATCGCGGAGCCTCTGTTCGACCTGAAGCTGGGCATGGAGCAGCTGGCGTCCAATCAGACGTTCAGGAGGATCCTCGCCACGCTACTCGCCATCGGCAACTTCCTCAACAGCTCCAAT GCCAAAGGCTTTGAGCTGAGTTACCTGGAGAAGGTGGTGGAGGTGAAGGACACCGTCCACCGCCACtcgctgctgcaccacacctgcaCCCTGCTGGAGGACAATTACCCACAATCCTCTGACGTGTACTCCGAGATCCCCGCCATCACCCGCTCCGCCAAG GTGGACTTTGACCTGCTGGCGGAGAACCTGGTCCAGCTGGAGAGGCGCTGCAAGGCATCATGGGAGAACCTGAAGCTGGTGGCCAAGCATGAGAGCAAGGCGGTGCTGAAGAACAAGATGACGGAGTTCCTGAGGGACTGCACCCAGAGGATCAAGATCCTGAAGGTCGTCAACAGGAGGGTCATCAACAG GTTCCACTCCTTCCTGCTGTTCCTGGGTCAGCCGTCCTTCTCCGTCCGAGACGTGAAGGTCACCAGCTTCTGCCGCATCATCAGCGAGTTCGCTCTGGAGTACCGCACCACCCGCGAGCGCGTCCTCACCATCAGACGCAAACGCACACTCAAGAGGGAGCGGAACAAGACCCGGGGCAGGCTGATCACCGAG ACGGAAAAGTTTTCGGGTGTTCCTGTTCAGGACAGCATCTCGcccgtctccatggcaacagatCCGGGCTCTGATCAGGAGGAGGACCATGAAACCATGACGAGCCTGCtgaccagcagctgcagcagcccgCACCCAGTCACCATTCATCCTGCAGGCCTGCGCCGCTCCAGAGCCGTCCGCA GTAACTGCTCGGTGAGCCCATCCACTCCGACCGCTGCTAGGGACGACGGGACCAGCTCTCAAGACGACGCCAACGATGACATCATGGATCGACTGGTGAAGTCCGTGACCCAGAACCCGTCAAACAGAACCACCAGCCCAAAGACCCGCAAACGGTCCCGACTCAACAGGAAATCCA TGCGGAGAACCCTGAAGGGCGGATTGGACCTGGAGGCGGTCCAGGCTCTGGGTCTGCAGCCCAGCAAGACGGGAGACAGAGTCTGA
- the fhod1 gene encoding FH1/FH2 domain-containing protein 1 isoform X5 — protein MASVTCRVQYLEDSDPFICTNFPEPRRPPTVSLEEDQLLSEQISGIHKLLGAPLKLEDCALQVSPSGTYLDLDSSLAEQRDELDAFYQDLAKGRKPILVLRTQLSVRVHLILERLYNSKGPELRRCLFSLKQLFQDDKDLVPEFVASEGLACFIKVGAEADHNYQNYILRALSQIMLFVDGMNGVIHHPEMLQWLYTLTGSVSHLLVKTALKLLIVFVEYAESNSPLLISAVTTVDAKRGVKPWTNLMDVLEEKNGADTELMVFTMTLFNKILAALPDQDSFYDVTDCLEQLGMEALVQKHLSSKRAEPDLKAQFSTYEVALRHEDGDVDDSAPLLRKERRKMATGDQEGRRSRRSSQNLPDLLSPTPSTPVLSPSSIISSPTLDSTASSPLSSEPGSSASSPSGSPRGSPLPPHAGPGGDSSTELETKTPSSPSSPSDLSPPDPSQQNSEQMVRAESKPRQNPEDFDVNLNKPVLKKFQSTFLRSLAATNWDKKRRSKHLSIPQLSLCDDVISPCPEPSAGIGPERPTVPVQRQCSTLSDVAMLVLDMMYSNNSAAVPSSPTDAAFGSAKEEEGSFAPGEDLCGRVSERLSNFSSLSVGSGTESSAPQRADLECLKGSAQAARARLAEEQKNRLVRQQSGERAEPAVRRLESINSVGPADAWDQLQPSGADLKIKDLDFSDLLEDEDIDVLDMGTNSSSSSHFSGIPPPPPPPPGGAAPPPPPPPPPPPILGSPPPPPPPPGGVPPAPPPLTGGPSGLTKKKKTVKLFWKELKQAESQQNCRFGRGTVWASLDKVEVDTARLETLFESKSKELPVAKKGPEPKKSLVLDPKRSNAINIGLTVLPAVHVIKNAILSFDEYAISKEGVEKILTMIPTEEEKQKIQEAQLLNPDLPLGTAEQFLLTLASISALNPRLQLWAFKLNYEVLEKEIAEPLFDLKLGMEQLASNQTFRRILATLLAIGNFLNSSNAKGFELSYLEKVVEVKDTVHRHSLLHHTCTLLEDNYPQSSDVYSEIPAITRSAKVDFDLLAENLVQLERRCKASWENLKLVAKHESKAVLKNKMTEFLRDCTQRIKILKVVNRRVINRFHSFLLFLGQPSFSVRDVKVTSFCRIISEFALEYRTTRERVLTIRRKRTLKRERNKTRGRLITETEKFSGVPVQDSISPVSMATDPGSDQEEDHETMTSLLTSSCSSPHPVTIHPAGLRRSRAVRSNCSVSPSTPTAARDDGTSSQDDANDDIMDRLVKSVTQNPSNRTTSPKTRKRSRLNRKSMRRTLKGGLDLEAVQALGLQPSKTGDRV, from the exons AGAGGTTGTACAACTCCAAAGGCCCAGAGCTGAGGCGCTGTCTGTTCTCCCTCAAGCAGCTCTTCCAG GACGATAAGGATCTGGTCCCAGAGTTCGTAGCGTCAGAAGGCTTGGCGTGTTTCATCAAGGTTGGAGCCGAAGCCGACCACAACTACCAGAACTACATCCTGAGAG CTCTCAGCCAGATCATGCTGTTTGTGGACGGGATGAATGGCGTGATCCACCACCCAGAGATGCTGCAGTGGCTCTACACACTGACAGGAAGTGTG TCTCACCTGCTGGTGAAAACAGCTCTGAAGCTCCTCATCGTGTTTGTGGAGTACGCCGAGTCCAACAGTCCTCTGCTGATCAGCGCCGTGACAACGGTGGACGCAAAGAgag GTGTGAAGCCCTGGACGAACCTGATGGACGTTCTGGAGGAGAAGAACGGCGCCGACACAGAGCTGATGGTCTTCACCATGACGCTCTTCAACAAG ATTCTGGCAGCGCTGCCGGACCAGGACTCATTCTACGACGTGACGGACTGCCTGGAGCAGCTGGGCATGGAGGCCCTGGTCCAGAAACACCTGAGCAGCAAGCGGGCGGAGCCGGACCTCAAGGCCCAGTTCTCCACCTATGAG GTGGCTCTGCGGCACGAGGACGGAGACGTGGATGACTCCGCCCCCCTCCTCCGAAAGGAGAGGAGAAAGATGGCCACCGGCGACCAGGAGGGCAGGAGGAGCCGGCGCTCCAGTCAGAACCTGCCGGACCTGCTGTCCCCCACCCCGTCCACGCCTGTCCTCTCCCCGTCCTCCATCATATCCTCGCCCACGCTGGACAGCACCGCCTCATCGCCGCTGTCCTCTGAACCcggaagctccgcctccagccCCTCCGGGTCCCCTCGGGGCTCGCCGCTGCCCCCCCACGCTGGACCCGGCGGCGATTCGTCCACCGAGCTGGAAACAAAGACGCCGTCCAGCCC CTCATCTCCATCTGACCTCTCGCCTCCGGATCCGTCCCAGCAGAACTCAGAGCAGATGGTCAGAGCAGAGTCCAAACCTCGTCAGAA CCCAGAGGACTTTGATGTGAATCTGAACAAGCCGGTTCTGAAGAAGTTCCA AAGTACCTTCCTGCGCAGCCTGGCAGCCACTAACTGGGACAAGAAGAGGAGAAGTAAACACCTGAGCATTCCCCAGCTGTCCCTGTGTGATGATGTCATAAGTCCATGTCCTGAACCCAGCGCCGGCATTGGGCCTGAGCGACCCA CGGTTCCTGTGCAGCGGCAGTGCAGCACCCTGTCTGATGTCGCCATGTTGGTTTTGGACATGATGTATTCCAACAATTCTGCCGCAGTGCCCTCGAGCCCGACTGATGCTGCGTTTGGCTCTGCTAAGGAAGAAGAAGGCAGCTTTGCGCCTG GTGAAGATCTTTGTGGCCGTGTTTCGGAGCGACTGTCCAACTTCAGCTCACTGTCGGTGGGGTCCGGCACAGAGAGCAGCGCCCCCCAGAGGGCGGATCTGGAATGCCTGAAGGGCTCGGCGCAGGCGGCCAGGGCCCGGCTGGCCGAGGAGCAGAAG AACCGTTTGGTCCGGCAGCAGAGCGGCGAGAGGGCGGAGCCTGCGGTGCGGCGCCTGGAGTCCATAAACTCTGTGGGTCCGGCGGATGCCTGGGATCAGCTGCAGCCCAGCGGCGCCGACCTGAAGATCAAAGATCTGGACTTCTCCGACCTGCTGGAGGACGAAGACATCGACGTCCTGGACATGGGCAccaactcctcctcttcctcccattTCTCAGGCATCCCTCCTCCTCCGCCACCGCCACCAGGAGGCGccgctcctccacctcctccgcctcctcctccgcccCCCATCCTGGGttcccctcctccacctcctccccctCCAGGTGGCGTGCCCCCGGCTCCGCCCCCTCTGACCGGCGGGCCGTCGGGCctgacgaagaagaagaagacggtGAAGCTGTTCTGGAAGGAGTTGAAGCAGGCGGAGAGCCAACAGAACTGTCGCTTCGGCCGCGGGACGGTGTGGGCGTCGCTGGACAAGGTGGAGGTGGACACGGCGCGCCTGGAGACTCTGTTCGAGTCCAAGTCCAAGGAACTGCCAGTCGCCAAG AAGGGACCAGAACCCAAGaagtctctggttctggacccaaaGCGGAGCAACGCCATCAACATCGGCCTGACCGTTCTTCCTGCCGTCCACGTCATCAAGAACGCCATCCTGAGCTTCGATGAGTACGCCATCAGCAAGGAGGGGGTGGAG AAGATCCTGACGATGATCCCGACcgaggaggagaagcagaagatCCAGGAGGCCCAGCTGTTGAACCCCGACCTGCCGCTGGGAACCGCAGAGCAGTTCCTGCTCACCCTGGCCTCCATCAGCGCCCTGAACCCCCGCCTGCAGCTCTGGGCCTTCAAGCTCAACTATGAGGTTCTGGAAAAG GAAATCGCGGAGCCTCTGTTCGACCTGAAGCTGGGCATGGAGCAGCTGGCGTCCAATCAGACGTTCAGGAGGATCCTCGCCACGCTACTCGCCATCGGCAACTTCCTCAACAGCTCCAAT GCCAAAGGCTTTGAGCTGAGTTACCTGGAGAAGGTGGTGGAGGTGAAGGACACCGTCCACCGCCACtcgctgctgcaccacacctgcaCCCTGCTGGAGGACAATTACCCACAATCCTCTGACGTGTACTCCGAGATCCCCGCCATCACCCGCTCCGCCAAG GTGGACTTTGACCTGCTGGCGGAGAACCTGGTCCAGCTGGAGAGGCGCTGCAAGGCATCATGGGAGAACCTGAAGCTGGTGGCCAAGCATGAGAGCAAGGCGGTGCTGAAGAACAAGATGACGGAGTTCCTGAGGGACTGCACCCAGAGGATCAAGATCCTGAAGGTCGTCAACAGGAGGGTCATCAACAG GTTCCACTCCTTCCTGCTGTTCCTGGGTCAGCCGTCCTTCTCCGTCCGAGACGTGAAGGTCACCAGCTTCTGCCGCATCATCAGCGAGTTCGCTCTGGAGTACCGCACCACCCGCGAGCGCGTCCTCACCATCAGACGCAAACGCACACTCAAGAGGGAGCGGAACAAGACCCGGGGCAGGCTGATCACCGAG ACGGAAAAGTTTTCGGGTGTTCCTGTTCAGGACAGCATCTCGcccgtctccatggcaacagatCCGGGCTCTGATCAGGAGGAGGACCATGAAACCATGACGAGCCTGCtgaccagcagctgcagcagcccgCACCCAGTCACCATTCATCCTGCAGGCCTGCGCCGCTCCAGAGCCGTCCGCA GTAACTGCTCGGTGAGCCCATCCACTCCGACCGCTGCTAGGGACGACGGGACCAGCTCTCAAGACGACGCCAACGATGACATCATGGATCGACTGGTGAAGTCCGTGACCCAGAACCCGTCAAACAGAACCACCAGCCCAAAGACCCGCAAACGGTCCCGACTCAACAGGAAATCCA TGCGGAGAACCCTGAAGGGCGGATTGGACCTGGAGGCGGTCCAGGCTCTGGGTCTGCAGCCCAGCAAGACGGGAGACAGAGTCTGA